The following are encoded together in the Lathyrus oleraceus cultivar Zhongwan6 chromosome 3, CAAS_Psat_ZW6_1.0, whole genome shotgun sequence genome:
- the LOC127131744 gene encoding uncharacterized protein LOC127131744 codes for MASDQENSQDANAPDDTSEKEITRGITIMKSIIRDRDKAVTYNVNWNADNQLIGSNAAKLASYIGTLVRMHIPITATRWSNKELGSAKDKIWTEILRSFNIEDTTIRKKYILQLAGKRHRGWRTFLTNKYLKDKEKKIVEYDPEYPVKYAIFITEEEWVAFVDQRRDENFKKVSATNRERASNPTYAYKKGRLGYARLEEKILDETKSDATSLPPHVLWKEARVGKDGTVRDDVQHIYDECETLSQSISTAEDQENRSVLSRALNVPEYPGRVRGKGHGCTPTSLYKNPRRRNPSNQEVMETLQALQAQVLQLQKDNERYRCMEKCSSQLKETSEKASINCQNKFPEGISSCQLYLSSPTYRLVGKGKVHNTSGDLLHHRPLPDGHLKVSVDVVLDKDALLPIPDIVSETTLLRDAIGSFVAWPLDLIFIDDETPTKPASKDKGILRHNESVASQKEVFAQGSQQLSQKIGSRQKNKRDLPVTSLPKKGAFVPRYQISLETLVDSSDMATAGAIRLLDMEEDIFGYSCTETIGKEDLEHIFRHQELGVDVIHTYIRFLYDNFMRGNDQLSNRFRFVSSSLVNKALICREPDSCREYLVKRFMASSTNNLYLWPYNSGCHWLLLAIDPLKEVVYFLNSIDGEWTNYPDMKQLVDT; via the exons ATGGCTAGTGATCAAGAAAACTCACAAGATGCAAATGCTCCTGATGATACTTCAGAAAAAGAAATTACACGAGGCATCACTATTATGAAGAGTATCATTCGTGATAGAGATAAAGCAGTAACATATAATGTAAATTGGAATGCTGATAACCAACTAATTGGGTCTAATGCTGCAAAGTTGGCAAGCTACATTGGTACACTTGTTCGTATGCACATTCCAATCACTGCTACAAGATGGAGTAATAAAGAGTTGGGTAGCGCTAAAGATAAGATTTGGACTGAGATACTG AGGTCTTTTAACATTGAAGATACAACTATCCGAAAAAAGTATATActtcaattggccggaaaaagacaCAGAGGGTGGAGAACGTTTTTAACAAACAAGTATCTTAAGgacaaagaaaaaaaaattgttgaaTATGATCCGGAATATCCAGTGAAGTATGCGATCTTCATTACAGAAGAAGAATGGGTTGCTTTTGTAGACCAAAGAAGAGACGAAAATTTCAAGAAAGTGAGTGCCACAAATCGCGAGAGAGCGTCAAATCCCACgtatgcatacaaaaaagggcgtTTGGGATATGCACGCTTAGAGGAAAAAATT TTAGACGAGAcgaaaagtgacgcaacatcaCTTCCGCCACATGTTTTGTGGAAAGAAGCTCGTGTGGGAAAGGATGGAACTGTTAGGGATGACGTTCAACATATTTATGATGAATGT GAGACCCTATCTCAATCGATAAGCACAGCTGAGGACCAGGAGAACAGGAGCGTACTTAGTAGAGcactaaatgttcctgagtatcCCGGTCGGGTGAGGGGTAAAGGGCATGGTTGTACTCCAACTTCCTTGTATAAGAATCCAAGGAGAAGAAATCCTagcaatcaagaagtgatggAGACGTTGCAGGCATTACAAGCGCAAGTTCTTCAATTGCAAAAGGATAATGAGAGATATAGGTGTATGGAAAAGTGCAGTTCACAGTTGAAAGAAACTAGTGAGAAAGCCAGTATCAATTGTCAAAAtaaatttcccgag ggcatttcatCTTGTCAGCTATACTTATCGTCACCGACTTATCGCctagttggcaagggaaaagtgcacaacacttcgggaGATTTACTTCACCATAGACCGCTCCCGGATGGACACCTTAAAGTATCGGTTGATGTTGTATTAGATAAGGATGCGTTGCTACCGATACCTGACATTGTTTCAGAGACAACATTGCTGCGAGATGCAATAGGATCATTTGTTGCATGGCCCTTGGATCTCATTTTCATTGATGATGAG ACGCCTACAAAACCCGCATCTAAGGATAAAGGGATTTTGCGGCACAACGAgtctgttgcatcacaaaaagaG GTATTTGCTCAAGGGTCACAACAACTGAGCCAGAAAATTGGTAGTCGACAGAAAAACAAAAGGGATCTTCCAGTGACTTCTTTGCCAAAAAAAGGTGCTTTTGTGCCTCGATACCAGATATCTCTTGAAACACTTGTTGACTCATCAGATATGGCAACAGCTGGTGCTATTCGCTTACTGGATATGGAGGAAGATATCTTTGGTTATTCATGCACTGAAACAATCGGAAAAGAAGATCTGGAACATATTTTTCGGCATCAAGAATTAGGCGTCGATGTTATACACACATACATCCG GTTCTTGTATGACAATTTCATGCGCGGGAATGATCAATTGTCAAACAGATTCCGTTTCGTGTCTTCCTCCCTGGTCAACAAAGCATTAATTTGTAGGGAACCGGATTCATGTAGAGAGTACTTAGTCAAGAGATTCATGGCCAGCAGTACAAACAACTTGTATCTTTGGCCGTATAATTCAGG GTGTCACTGGTTGTTGCTTGCTATTGATCCTTTAAAAGAAGTGGTATATTTTCTGAATTCGATAGATGGTGAATGGACAAATTATCCGGATATGAAGCAATTAGTTGATACGTAA
- the LOC127128261 gene encoding uncharacterized protein LOC127128261: MKRSKTTVLTFAEKCKNILASNWQGSLNTIKVDAKGSKGDIHTSKVKYILRKGQPYLWVPENDLHNMNTIIDERGSFAVTSPFPGRLGVILKSLKKLPARVALSGDVLPLKEDKAKSLAEKLNEIILSEQKATEEFSYSVSGVLSSSGSSTLRSDNLQELLGDTERYSVYRFKTRSCTFIDGHGSTFDVDVEDLGTSKADLLAPFSAKLIDGINQSDTRRRALVLLCFVYMNANAKDAYVTSVDRKGFDVLAKVTGPVLKDGVGQYQWKEFRFMFEREATDVEMFCNQLVEMEEEVINKVSVSSGLN, encoded by the exons ATGAAACGCAGCAAAACAACGGTCTTAACATTCGCGGAGAAATGCAAG AATATATTGGCATCAAACTGGCAAGGTTCTCTTAATACTATCAAAGTAGATGCTAAAGGAAG CAAAGGAGATATCCATACATCTAAGGTTAAGTACATACTCAGAAAGGGACAGCCATACCTTTGGGTGCCAGAAAATGATTTGCATAATATG AACACAATCATTGACGAGCGTGGTTCATTCGCTGTGACCAGTCCCTTTCCAGGCCGACTAGGAGTCATCTTGAAATCATTGAAAAAG TTACCAGCAAGGGTTGCTTTATCTGGGGATGTTCTTCCTCTCAAAGAAGATAAG GCAAAGTCACTTGCAGAAAAACTTAACGAAATCATACTATCTGAGCAAAAAGCAACTGAAGAGTTCAGTTACAGTGTTTCTGGAGTACTAAGTTCTAGTGGTAGCAGTACATTGCGAAGTGATAATCTTCAGGAACTATTGGGAGACACCGAAAGATATTCTGTGTATAGATTTAAAACAAG ATCTTGCACATTTATTGATGGCCATGGAAGCACTTTTGACGTGGATGTTGAAGATTTAGGAACGTCCAAAGCTGATCTATTAG CTCCATTTTCAGCGAAGTTGATTGATGGGATTAACCAAAGTGATACTAGGCGTAGAGCCCTCGTGCTTTTATGTTTTGTTTACATGAATGCCAATGCAAAG GATGCTTACGTAACATCCGTTGATCGCAAGGGGTTCGATGTGCTGGCAAAAGTTACTGGTCCAGTTTTGAAAGACGGTGTTGGCCAGTACCAATGGAAAGAGTTCAGGTTCATGTTCGAGCGAGAGGCAACCGATGTTGAAATGTTCTGCAATCAACTAGTTGAAATGGAAGAGGAGGTCATCAATAAGGTTTCAGTCTCTAGTGGACTAAACTAA